AACTGCTAACAACTCATAGACCTCTGAAACGTGACAAGAGGTTCCAACTAGATGCTGCTTTTTTTGGGCACATAACGGTTTCATCGTTAACAATGTGCCATATTTTGGAAGATTATAAGGTGTGTTTTATGTTAAATCTTAATTAGAAAAATAATGAGTaaagtgggcccctgggcacagatatgcagaaGGCCTCACCACCTTTCCTATatataggagcaagacacacagactttgtgatggCCATGCCTCTTCtttagttgttgttttccatctttctttagtctttatgcatctttttatgcatcttttttgtggttttgtgtctctctgaggtaattttgtgtctgttttgccattttttgtctctttgcagttcctttgcatctcttcttGTCTcttctttgtggtaattttaaGTCTCTTCCTGGACagtaatttgagtgacattttgcagatggaGGCTGTGACGGGCGagcctgggcctgtgcccagtaggcctgcTCAGTAATCCATCTATGAATAGAGCTGTGTGGCCAATGTGGTACAGTAAACAgcaaaatatttccctctgaaccATAACAAGTGGCACAAAACAGGAATATTAAAAACTGAGCTGAAGTAAATGTTTGTTACTTACTACTTCTGAATTTGCATGTCATGAATTGCTATGTCGCAGGATATTTTCCACAAAAAATTAATTTAGTCTTCATATATTACTTCTTTTTTAGGTATAGCAAGTCTGTGCACAATAGCAGTCATTTCTGTTGAACGCTACATGGTGGTGTGTTATCCCAtgggtgctgtcctgttccagACCAGGTACAGAAGTGACCGTCAATATTTCAATTGGCAGCATCACCCCGACTACTAATTTTCGATTGCTCCACCAGCATGTGACACACCATCTCTGTTGCCCTCAGGCATGCTGTCGCTGGAGTGGTGCTGTCCTGGCTGTGGTCGTTTGTGTGGAATACGCCACCTCTGTTCGGTTGGGGAAGTTACGAGCTGGAGGGCATCAAGACCTCCTGCGCCCCTAACTGGAACAGCCGGGATGTCGGGGACATGTCCTACATCATCATATACTTTTTCCTTTGCTTTGTTGTGCCCTTCACCATCATTATGGCGTCTTACTCACGGCTCTTGTGGACCCTCCGCCAGGTGAGCGATGTAAATGTTGGGCATGTGGGTGCACTCAAAGATGAGTGTACTTCAGTTGCTTGTACCAGCATCATAATCTGACAGGGgcccttttgtttgttttggaggggaagagacctctgtggataatttggcttctagtaaaaacctcctgaacaataaacattGAAGGAAATCTTCAACTGGAGTTCCAGCTtgttgtaatctgcaatcctcactaaCTCtacctaaatccttcacactgttcCTTGACGTCTTGTGTTTTGGCGTCCTAGGTGACCAAGCTGCAGGTATCCAAGGCCGGCAGCACAAACCGCGTGGAGGTGCAGGTGGCACGCATGATAGTGGTAATGGTGATGGCCTTCCTAGTGACCTGGCTGCCATATGCTGGCATGGCCCTCGCTGTCATTATGGACTCCAGTCTAAATATTGACCCCATCATTGCCACCGTACCTGTTTACTTGGCTAAAAGCAGCACTGTCTACAACCCCATCATATATATTTTCATGAACAGACAGGTAATCCTCCATCATGCACATTTATATTCAAGAAGGAATATATAACCATACGCTATTGCTGACCATGTGCTGTGTATTTCCAGTTTCGAGCATACGCTGTTCCCACCGTCCTGTGTGGGTGGAACCCGTGGGCCTCAGATCCACAGATGTCTGAGGATGAGACCACGGTCGCTTCTCTCAGCAAGACCCAAAGAGTCTCGCCGAAAGAGTCTTTGAAAGAATGACAGCAGCGCCAGATCACCAGAACGACCTTCAGCCATTAGTCAACCCCCTACACTGGACTGCATATCTGAAAGGACATATGTAGACACACCCAGgataaaaaaaggaagaaggcAACATCGTCAAACGAGACTCTGCAGGTGTTCAATCTTTTTCCTGCTGCGGCTGTCACCACGTTTTATGTATCCTGACAATAAAGACAACCCCTTTGTCTTGCTCTCTGTCATGGATATTGTTGATCATGTGTTATCCTTTGTGTTTCACCATGACGATTGTGAGAGTTGTCAGATTCAGGGTGGAAGGCCTAAAAGTTTTGAAGATTAAAGattcaaatccaaaatattgTGTGAAGTCAGATGTCAGatgttctctctcctcccctcagaGTGGGATGCATGTAGAGGAGTGTGATTGGATGTTGCAAGGCAGGTGGTGTGTGCCGATTGGGCTGTCCGCAGAGATTGCTGTCACCGGATTGGTCCAATGCAGGACAGAGGATTTTTAAACCACCAGCTGACAGAAGCTCTCCCCTCCTTTTCACTCTTCCACTACCAACAGAAATTGTTTCTAAGTACCTGCTAGCAAAGTAAATCTTGATTTTAGTAGACTAGTGTGAATATTTTGATAACTTCGTCATTTAGGAATGTTATTTGGTCGTTGTTTGGTTGAGTAGGTGAGTTGAGTTTTGTTTAACAGTTTACTTTTTAGAGTTATgagtgggttttttgtttggCAATGCCATGTTCTTTTTAGGAGTTTAGGTTAGAaaattgtcttttgtttcacatttgttttgctAGTTAAGTTCAGGGAACATgactatgtttttgtttgttgttttgggcaTTGCTCACCTCTGAAGCCAAATAAACTTCTTAAgactagttcacattacacgattttcaccccgattttgcgtcgcggagactatcgtaatcttttgagtgttcatacctggtgacgtgtgtttctgtcattggGAGTCTagcgagccctcgccgacagagtgACAAACTTGGAGatgacacatcgtaaaggcatggatattcttcccagtgttgaatcagatctgccttgagggcctgggtccaaacacaacacgctccccgtgatcctgtggacccggcattgttgttgttgcttgccggccgGCTTGTCGGTATTGCCAGATCTTGgtagagaaacaagcaaccaggctatggaaacaagcccaaaagaagcaactatcatgcgtttaaataacttattagacggagaGAAAGGTgatgtttagagagcaagcccaaataagcaactccactttagaaacaagcccaaagtcacgGCTAATAAGTGGACCTGGCAAGaagcaaccctgcggcttgtcctcctcacatttcttctgtcctcctgggtgctgacgtgggacgtatcccgcctctcattggctgatgctctttgtcagtcgtgtcagacttctccagttttctagcatgccagatatccagtcccagtcgcagacgagggggcgacttgttcgtaggcttgttcacacatgaggactcgtcgtggcagactatctgctgacccaaggtggctctcaagatcctctgcagcctcaaaatcgcggtgaaaatcgtaTAATGTGTAACTGGTAGCGGGAAAGGTAGGGATTCGCAGCATGTTATATCTAGGTTCCCCTAGACTGGAGACATAACAGTATTGGCATTAATCGTagaatgaacaaaccaaacactggcaaGACATTGGGTCATTTGTGCTTTCGTGTGATGACCCAAAcagtgtcacaaaaaaaaattgtaatgtGAATCTGCTTTATTCGGCGTTTATGATGGTTTTAATCACTTGATCTATTTgcttttgagaggaagagacctcctgaacactgaatGACTCCTAACCAGGAGGGTAGCGACtattatcaattaaaaaaagctGCAAAGAAGCTGAGTGGGCTCTTTACTGTGACTCGTTCAATAAAGTCCATGCTGAAGTCCAACGTTGCGTTTATATGGTTATTTATAACAAACCAATGAGATAAGTAAAGCAAAATGAGATGAAGCATGTCTTGTGATTACGTGATATCATACCGTTACATGAAAAAATATCGCAGCCAACACTCACCCTCTTTGCCTGTGAATGAACAGGGAAAACAATGTGAAACCACACCCACACCTGTGCCACTTACCACCAGAAGTGAAAGTGACAAAAAGAATGTGTGAACTATGGGGGAGTTCATGCttagcacatgggagaagtttcagctggttgcaatctgcatcctcaccactagatgtctctaaatcctacatactgctTGTTTTAATACTAAATTTTTCACATCTTAAAATTCCATTTTAGTCATGTTAAACGTTAAAAAGTGAagagtgttaaaaaaaatccctttaacACAAGTAAAAGTATTTGCTCTGACTTGTTACATACTTAACCCAAAGCTGAGAAGCAAATTAAGAAGAGATGAGGATTTGCAGCGAACTGCCAAAGCCCCGTAATGATGAACAATGAGTATATATATGTAGTTGATGATGTAATCTGTCACACTAGTTGGCGACATTTGCTCAAAGGATTtatgacaaggaaaaaaagtaattacatgatttttattattttttttcattaggTGTACACATCCCCTTTTGCTTCTTAAGGTCTGTGCTCAAACATGGTACACACTTCGCACAAAGACCTTTGTCACCTTTATATGACCTTTATGGCTTTCAttgataaaaatcaaaataatcagTGTGTTATACTCCTTTGCAACATGATACTTCACTCCAGCCTTTTGGATCCAGCATGTTAAACagcaagaaaaaacacacacgaaaaaaaaaaaaaaaaacctgtcgtCACTTTAGTCAAGTCTCACAGTTTGATCATTCACAGTCATTTCTCCCTCTctaaagaaacacaaatgcaatcatactcTTCCTATTACCTTGGCTTTTTTTATTGATTACAGAAATATTGCTATGACTTTCATTaaggaaaagcaaaaaaagaaaaaagaaaaaagccagAGTGTGAATAGCTGTATCAAACCTGTACACTTTTGTATATACAGAGTGAGGGATCATCTATGTACATGCTACATACTGTCACACTCTGGGTAAATAAGTAGTCCTTCTGACAGGCAAAGACGAGGGATCACTTCACCCTTTGTGAATCTACTTCAGAGAAAGATGTGGAAGTGACCCGAGGTCGACGCCTGAGGAACGGGAAACTCCAGTCTACACTCACAGGCCATCTCTCAGATACAGTACATGTTGACAAGTCAACTGATTGGTGTGTGGAACAGTTGTGTGCTTGAACACCTGGTGCTTGGGGAGGCTTGACTTTGGTCCTGTTGTTTCTGGCAGCCTGTGACAATATAAGCGGGAAACAACAGTGTGTCTGAGTGCCTCAAGTCCTGCTTAATACTCCGAGATGTTAGCGCCCAGTTATACAGGCTACGCAACAGTTGTAACTGCACTGTACACACCTTGAAGTTGAGTCAGATTTGTCATACAAACTATCTGGTCCCAATGCTGGCAGCACATGACATTGCTGCTGAATAATGTGTtgtcactgtcttcatct
This genomic stretch from Epinephelus moara isolate mb chromosome 16, YSFRI_EMoa_1.0, whole genome shotgun sequence harbors:
- the parapinopsina gene encoding parapinopsin a, whose protein sequence is MEHIPLHDGNSSSSHSSVNTELLSQSGYTILAVIMGVFSVAGIILNLLVIVVTVRHRQLRQPLSYALVNLAICDLGCAVFGGLPTTVTSAMGYFSLGHVGCMLEGFAVAFFGIASLCTIAVISVERYMVVCYPMGAVLFQTRHAVAGVVLSWLWSFVWNTPPLFGWGSYELEGIKTSCAPNWNSRDVGDMSYIIIYFFLCFVVPFTIIMASYSRLLWTLRQVTKLQVSKAGSTNRVEVQVARMIVVMVMAFLVTWLPYAGMALAVIMDSSLNIDPIIATVPVYLAKSSTVYNPIIYIFMNRQFRAYAVPTVLCGWNPWASDPQMSEDETTVASLSKTQRVSPKESLKE